In Salisediminibacterium beveridgei, one DNA window encodes the following:
- the ctaD gene encoding cytochrome c oxidase subunit I gives MEWLTTVDHKKIGIMYLAGGAFFFALGGLEAILMRIQLMFPEFSFLSAQSFNELLTMHGTTMIFLAAMPLLFGFMNFIIPLQIGARDVAFPFLNALGFWLFLFGGILLNISWFAGGAPDAGWTAYVPLSSTSPGHGLDYYVLGLQVSGLGTLIGGINFLVTVINMRAPGMSMMRMPLFTWSSFVASMLILFAFPALTIGLLLLMLERLFDAQYFVVASGGNVIIWQHLFWIFGHPEVYILILPAFGIFSEVLATFAKKRIFGYSAMVFATLIIGFLGFMVWAHHMFTVGMGPVANAIFAVATMAIAVPTGIKIFNWLLTLWGGRIQFTTANLFALGFIPSFVMGGVTGVMLAVSAANYQFHDTYFVVAHFHYVIIGGVVFGLFSGAFFWWPKIFGYRLNETLGKWFFWLFLIGFHLTFFVQHFLGLMGMPRRVASYLSNQGLDEFNFISTMGAFLMTIAFIILLVNIFVSIGNKDNVRDPWDGRTLEWTTPTPVPEYNFAQTPLVRDLDAFWHEKYEGDGKMKASEPLEDIHMPNSTILPFIISLGLFIASFGFIYLNYPILFVGLIITFGAMFVRSVKEDHGHHIPVDRIKRDLEGDHHG, from the coding sequence ATGGAATGGCTGACAACCGTCGATCACAAAAAAATCGGCATCATGTATTTAGCAGGCGGAGCATTTTTCTTTGCTCTTGGCGGACTTGAAGCCATTTTAATGCGGATACAGCTGATGTTTCCGGAATTCTCATTTCTGAGCGCACAATCTTTTAATGAATTATTAACGATGCACGGTACGACGATGATATTTTTGGCAGCCATGCCATTATTATTCGGATTTATGAATTTTATAATTCCGCTTCAAATAGGAGCCAGGGACGTGGCATTTCCTTTTTTGAACGCATTGGGTTTCTGGTTATTCCTTTTCGGTGGTATTCTGTTGAATATTTCCTGGTTTGCCGGGGGTGCACCTGATGCCGGTTGGACGGCCTATGTGCCGCTTTCAAGTACATCACCGGGGCATGGACTGGATTATTATGTTCTCGGTTTACAGGTCAGTGGTCTGGGGACGCTGATCGGTGGAATCAACTTTTTGGTTACGGTTATTAACATGCGGGCACCAGGCATGAGTATGATGAGAATGCCGCTTTTCACTTGGAGTTCTTTCGTTGCTTCCATGCTGATTCTTTTTGCCTTTCCGGCACTGACGATTGGGTTATTGCTACTCATGTTGGAGCGGTTGTTTGATGCACAATATTTCGTAGTGGCTTCCGGAGGGAATGTCATTATCTGGCAGCACTTATTCTGGATATTCGGACACCCGGAAGTGTACATTTTAATATTACCTGCTTTTGGTATCTTCTCTGAAGTCCTGGCTACGTTTGCCAAAAAACGTATCTTTGGGTATTCCGCTATGGTGTTTGCTACACTGATTATCGGGTTCCTTGGATTCATGGTGTGGGCTCACCATATGTTTACAGTAGGTATGGGACCGGTGGCAAATGCGATCTTTGCCGTTGCAACCATGGCGATCGCTGTTCCAACTGGGATCAAGATATTCAACTGGCTGTTAACCCTTTGGGGCGGGAGGATTCAGTTTACAACCGCCAACCTTTTCGCTCTCGGTTTTATCCCATCATTCGTCATGGGTGGTGTGACCGGAGTTATGCTTGCAGTCTCCGCAGCCAACTATCAGTTTCATGACACATACTTCGTAGTGGCGCATTTCCATTACGTTATTATCGGAGGTGTCGTATTCGGGCTTTTCTCTGGCGCATTTTTCTGGTGGCCTAAAATTTTCGGATACAGATTGAATGAAACACTCGGTAAATGGTTCTTCTGGCTGTTCCTGATCGGATTCCACTTGACATTCTTTGTACAGCACTTCCTTGGTTTAATGGGTATGCCTAGACGAGTGGCATCATATCTCTCAAATCAAGGCTTGGATGAGTTCAACTTCATCAGTACAATGGGTGCCTTCCTGATGACGATCGCCTTTATTATCTTGCTGGTTAATATTTTTGTATCCATTGGGAATAAAGATAATGTACGTGATCCATGGGACGGTCGAACGCTGGAGTGGACAACACCAACACCGGTGCCTGAATATAACTTCGCGCAGACTCCTTTAGTTCGTGATCTGGATGCGTTCTGGCATGAAAAATATGAAGGTGATGGTAAAATGAAAGCTTCGGAACCATTGGAGGATATCCATATGCCGAACAGCACGATTCTTCCTTTTATCATTTCTTTGGGTTTATTCATTGCCAGCTTCGGTTTTATTTATTTGAACTATCCGATTCTGTTTGTAGGACTCATCATCACATTTGGCGCGATGTTTGTCCGCTCGGTTAAAGAAGATCACGGTCATCACATTCCGGTTGATCGAATTAAACGAGATTTGGAGGGTGATCATCATGGCTGA
- the coxB gene encoding cytochrome c oxidase subunit II, with product MKNLWRLLPLGLILLLSGCGVENLSALDPQGPVADMQYSLIALSLYIMIFVLVVVFLIYIFVLIKFRERPGDTHIPKQVHGNRTLEIIWTTIPIILLLMLAVPNVMDTFTLANTSVMTEEEEEEMDHVHIEVIAHQFWWEFNYPDHDIVAGQDMYIPTDTRIIISLESEDVQHSFWVPALAGKQDNVPGITNEMWFEAPNEGVYMGKCTELCGPSHWLMDFKVVAVDPDAFDQWAENMAEPSETATHPEEGTVAADGREVFQDSCISCHAVGEDGGATGPNLTNFGERQVIAGYLEYNEENLENWLRDTQEYKPGADMPSYSQEQIDDEEMAALIEYLNGLKILD from the coding sequence ATGAAAAACCTATGGCGTTTGTTACCATTGGGGCTCATCCTGCTATTGTCAGGGTGTGGCGTGGAAAATTTATCAGCACTTGACCCACAGGGTCCTGTTGCGGATATGCAATACTCTTTGATTGCCTTGAGCTTATACATCATGATTTTTGTCCTGGTTGTCGTATTTTTAATTTATATTTTTGTTTTGATTAAATTCAGGGAGCGACCAGGTGATACACATATACCGAAACAAGTTCACGGGAATCGGACACTGGAGATCATCTGGACAACCATTCCGATTATTCTTTTGCTTATGCTGGCAGTGCCAAACGTGATGGATACCTTTACGCTTGCCAATACCAGCGTTATGACTGAAGAAGAAGAAGAGGAAATGGATCATGTTCATATCGAAGTCATTGCGCACCAGTTCTGGTGGGAATTTAATTATCCGGATCACGATATTGTTGCCGGACAAGACATGTATATTCCAACCGATACTAGAATCATTATTTCATTGGAGTCAGAAGATGTGCAGCACTCCTTCTGGGTCCCCGCATTGGCTGGTAAACAGGATAATGTCCCTGGAATCACGAATGAAATGTGGTTTGAAGCTCCGAACGAAGGAGTATATATGGGGAAATGTACTGAGCTTTGTGGTCCGTCACACTGGCTGATGGACTTTAAGGTTGTTGCTGTTGACCCGGATGCCTTTGATCAGTGGGCAGAGAACATGGCAGAACCTTCTGAAACGGCGACTCATCCAGAAGAAGGTACAGTCGCGGCCGATGGCCGTGAAGTATTCCAGGACAGCTGTATCAGCTGTCACGCCGTTGGAGAAGATGGCGGCGCAACGGGGCCTAATTTGACAAACTTTGGTGAACGTCAGGTGATTGCCGGTTATCTGGAGTACAATGAAGAAAATCTCGAAAATTGGCTTCGGGATACTCAGGAATATAAACCAGGTGCTGACATGCCATCGTATAGTCAAGAACAGATCGACGATGAAGAAATGGCAGCACTGATTGAATATTTAAATGGATTGAAAATTCTTGACTAA
- the cyoE gene encoding heme o synthase, which translates to MDKTGAAVSAERLNQNESTTTHVSWKEYLAISKTGIVTSNLMTVFAGLFLAAYYNGVSLTADPLTAVLTLLGAAMVIAGGCALNNYIDRDIDHIMERTKDRPSVTGVLSGRQTLTYGLVMAFGGVTLLAMTTITSAFIGLVGLFIYVVLYSMWTKRTTSFNTIVGSFSGAVPPLIGWAAIDPGLHPVAWTLFLIMFLWQPPHFLALAMRRRDEYAAAGIPMLPVVAGFAMTKRQIVWYVAALLPVSLIVVNFGAIYTVTAGVLGAGWLILGLTGFRTQNDVQWATKMFIYSLNYLTILFVVIILVHLF; encoded by the coding sequence ATGGATAAAACAGGTGCGGCAGTTTCCGCAGAAAGACTGAATCAAAATGAGTCAACCACGACGCATGTTTCATGGAAAGAATATTTAGCCATTTCCAAAACCGGGATTGTGACCAGTAATTTGATGACAGTTTTTGCGGGGTTGTTCCTTGCAGCTTATTATAATGGGGTTTCATTAACTGCTGATCCACTGACAGCTGTCTTGACTTTATTAGGGGCGGCGATGGTCATTGCGGGCGGTTGTGCATTGAATAATTATATCGATCGCGATATTGATCACATTATGGAACGGACAAAAGATCGACCATCCGTGACAGGTGTTTTGAGCGGCAGACAAACGTTGACGTATGGTCTGGTAATGGCGTTCGGCGGGGTGACATTACTCGCAATGACAACAATTACATCAGCATTTATCGGTCTTGTCGGCTTATTTATCTATGTTGTTCTTTATTCGATGTGGACGAAACGCACGACATCGTTCAATACGATCGTGGGCAGTTTTTCGGGGGCAGTACCGCCATTAATCGGCTGGGCCGCAATTGATCCTGGTCTTCACCCAGTGGCATGGACGCTGTTTTTAATTATGTTTCTCTGGCAGCCACCTCATTTCCTGGCGCTTGCAATGCGCAGAAGAGACGAATATGCAGCTGCAGGTATTCCAATGCTCCCGGTTGTAGCAGGGTTTGCCATGACGAAAAGACAGATTGTCTGGTATGTTGCAGCGCTGCTTCCTGTGTCTCTGATTGTGGTGAACTTCGGTGCAATTTACACAGTGACAGCCGGTGTTCTTGGAGCCGGATGGCTGATCCTTGGTTTAACGGGATTCAGAACACAAAACGACGTACAATGGGCAACGAAAATGTTTATTTACTCGTTGAATTATTTAACGATCTTGTTCGTAGTAATCATCCTTGTCCACTTGTTCTGA
- a CDS encoding COX15/CtaA family protein codes for MKYIFLKLFGILTSFGMLIVLIQGALVTQTGSGDACGAEWPLCYGELIPSNPTIPTLIEYTHRLVSGVLGIMVIALAIWSWVRLKQIKESRFFAVIAVVFIIFQGLLGAAAVVWGQSDAVMALHFGFSLVSFASVVLLTVLAFEADKDMSEVVPNMTGGLRKSIYFVLVYIYIVVYSGAFVRHTGSSGACEGWPLCNGQLIPSLTDGVLIQFGHRILAGLLFIIILLLFIRIHKELRHFKAFYWTAFTALLFITTQVISGAIVIFTTFNLYATMFHAFMISLLFTTISYLTLLAYRGRTIK; via the coding sequence ATGAAATACATTTTCCTGAAATTATTTGGGATCCTCACATCCTTTGGCATGCTGATTGTTTTGATTCAAGGGGCATTAGTGACTCAGACCGGATCCGGGGATGCCTGCGGTGCAGAATGGCCACTCTGTTATGGAGAATTAATCCCTTCTAATCCTACCATTCCCACATTAATCGAATATACGCACCGATTGGTTTCAGGCGTTTTAGGGATCATGGTCATCGCGCTTGCGATTTGGTCATGGGTTCGTCTGAAACAGATTAAAGAATCGCGTTTTTTTGCTGTGATTGCCGTTGTATTTATAATATTTCAAGGTCTGCTTGGCGCAGCAGCAGTTGTATGGGGACAATCGGATGCCGTGATGGCACTTCATTTCGGCTTTTCTCTCGTATCATTTGCAAGCGTGGTATTGTTAACAGTCCTTGCTTTTGAAGCTGATAAAGATATGTCCGAGGTTGTTCCCAATATGACAGGCGGATTAAGAAAGTCGATTTATTTCGTTCTCGTTTATATCTATATTGTCGTTTATTCAGGTGCGTTTGTTCGCCATACCGGTTCTTCAGGCGCATGTGAAGGCTGGCCCCTTTGTAATGGTCAACTGATTCCGTCATTAACGGATGGTGTGCTTATTCAGTTTGGCCACCGCATTTTGGCGGGACTGTTGTTTATCATTATCCTTTTATTATTCATCCGGATCCATAAAGAATTAAGGCATTTTAAAGCTTTCTATTGGACAGCATTCACTGCACTTTTGTTTATTACCACTCAAGTCATCAGTGGTGCAATTGTTATCTTCACAACTTTCAATCTTTATGCAACAATGTTTCATGCTTTTATGATCAGCCTGCTGTTTACTACCATCAGCTATTTAACACTACTTGCATATCGTGGAAGAACGATAAAATAA
- a CDS encoding Dps family protein, with translation MAHVKTEEILNRHVANWNVLFVKLHNYHWYVGGTHFFTLHAKFEELYNEAALHIDELAERLLALQGSPVASMKEFLDTATVKEAAGEKAYTEMLNMLIKDFELVSKELNDDVATLEGDADDEATADMLIAIRQSVEKHTWMLRQYMK, from the coding sequence GTGGCACATGTAAAAACAGAAGAAATTCTAAACAGGCATGTAGCGAACTGGAACGTTCTTTTCGTGAAATTGCACAATTATCACTGGTATGTAGGCGGAACGCACTTCTTTACGCTCCATGCAAAGTTTGAAGAGTTATACAACGAAGCAGCTCTTCACATTGATGAATTGGCTGAACGTCTTTTAGCCCTTCAGGGAAGCCCTGTTGCATCGATGAAAGAATTTCTCGACACTGCAACTGTAAAAGAAGCAGCAGGCGAGAAAGCTTACACAGAAATGTTAAATATGTTGATTAAAGATTTTGAACTCGTTTCTAAAGAATTAAACGATGATGTGGCTACCCTTGAAGGCGATGCCGACGATGAAGCGACTGCAGATATGCTGATTGCGATTCGTCAATCCGTAGAGAAACACACATGGATGCTTCGGCAATATATGAAATAA
- a CDS encoding YlaN family protein: MSLETLSGQSEKAYALLKEDADKILKLIEVQMTNLTMPQCPLYEEVLDTQMFGLSREIDFAVRLNLVDEDEGKALLDRLERQLSQLHEATLNQNS, from the coding sequence GTGTCACTCGAAACCCTGTCCGGACAAAGCGAAAAGGCATATGCCCTTCTGAAGGAAGATGCCGATAAAATATTGAAGCTGATCGAGGTTCAAATGACCAACTTGACGATGCCTCAGTGTCCTTTGTATGAGGAAGTACTGGATACGCAGATGTTTGGTCTGTCCCGGGAAATTGATTTTGCTGTGCGCTTAAATCTTGTCGATGAAGATGAGGGCAAAGCGCTTCTTGACAGACTTGAACGGCAATTGTCTCAGTTACATGAAGCAACGCTGAATCAAAATTCCTGA
- a CDS encoding pyridoxamine 5'-phosphate oxidase family protein, whose product MANQVETKLGEELLPLLQEERYISLSTVDHETGGPNVNSISWVYAKDEKHVRFAVDNRSRIVENIKSNPHVAVLMFGAGSTYSITGNAKVVQEKMEDVPLKLALVEIHISEVRDVMFYGSRIINEPKFEKTYDKEAAEKLDKQVMEGMLK is encoded by the coding sequence ATGGCTAATCAAGTAGAAACGAAACTCGGTGAAGAATTATTACCGTTATTGCAGGAAGAGAGGTATATTTCTCTGTCAACTGTCGATCATGAAACAGGTGGACCAAACGTTAACTCGATTTCATGGGTTTACGCAAAAGATGAAAAGCATGTCCGTTTTGCAGTGGACAACCGCTCAAGAATTGTGGAAAATATCAAATCCAATCCCCATGTTGCAGTCTTAATGTTCGGAGCTGGCTCAACATATTCGATCACTGGCAATGCAAAAGTAGTGCAAGAAAAAATGGAAGATGTACCATTGAAACTTGCCTTGGTGGAAATTCATATTTCTGAAGTTCGAGACGTAATGTTTTACGGTTCAAGAATCATAAACGAACCGAAATTCGAAAAAACGTACGATAAAGAAGCTGCTGAAAAACTCGACAAGCAAGTTATGGAAGGCATGCTGAAATAA
- a CDS encoding YlaI family protein, producing MKVKCVICDKVESIDTNLPLAKKLRNRPIHTYMCDPCSTRIEERTNERKATGNFETHLPDVEEEEYI from the coding sequence ATGAAAGTGAAATGTGTCATCTGCGACAAAGTCGAATCGATTGATACGAATTTGCCACTGGCAAAAAAATTACGAAATCGTCCTATTCATACGTATATGTGTGACCCCTGCTCAACCAGGATTGAAGAGCGCACAAATGAACGGAAAGCCACAGGAAATTTCGAGACTCATCTCCCCGACGTAGAAGAAGAGGAATACATTTAA
- a CDS encoding YlaH-like family protein: MIHLSSGAEPSPDFTPIAHWLGASDPANFEFVFWSMFIMITVLSILVFNLGFARKLPLFKNIVVYAVMLFGNMFITFFALTLPIIESLGIAAVILGVYKLQLNRHKRERGEGDQSEKENTQS; this comes from the coding sequence ATGATACATTTGTCATCCGGTGCTGAACCATCACCTGACTTTACACCAATTGCTCACTGGCTGGGTGCCAGTGATCCAGCAAATTTTGAATTCGTTTTCTGGTCAATGTTTATTATGATAACGGTACTGAGCATTCTTGTATTTAATCTTGGTTTTGCGAGGAAATTGCCTTTATTCAAGAACATAGTTGTCTATGCAGTGATGCTTTTCGGGAATATGTTTATTACGTTTTTTGCTTTGACACTCCCGATCATAGAATCGCTTGGTATCGCTGCAGTCATTCTGGGCGTCTATAAGCTGCAGTTAAATCGGCATAAACGCGAGAGAGGCGAGGGAGATCAATCAGAGAAGGAAAATACCCAATCTTGA
- a CDS encoding DUF5325 family protein, with product MKSFDAFTFILAILGTTGLVGIGISMAEGSWLIFLSSIALTVFTFVFGIQRKRRLST from the coding sequence TTGAAATCTTTTGACGCTTTTACATTTATACTTGCTATTCTTGGCACCACTGGTCTTGTTGGTATTGGTATTTCCATGGCTGAGGGAAGCTGGTTGATCTTTTTGTCATCTATTGCTTTGACCGTTTTTACGTTTGTGTTTGGCATTCAACGAAAACGGCGCCTCAGTACTTGA
- a CDS encoding transposase, producing the protein MRKNKRWSHEEKLTIVLKHVNEGHSFTSLEREYNCSTKLIRRWVSKDQFMGQEGLKRKHRKTVYTTETKEEMIHEVFNGRTQEEIAQACGLSQDSLLSSWIKAYTGGKKSTGKGRVNRMKGRKTTLEERLEIVDFSLRNDRDHQSAAEKYNVSYQQVYSWVQK; encoded by the coding sequence ATGCGCAAAAATAAACGTTGGTCTCATGAAGAGAAATTAACTATTGTTTTAAAACACGTGAATGAAGGACACTCATTTACATCATTAGAACGTGAGTATAACTGTTCCACTAAATTAATAAGACGATGGGTTTCAAAGGATCAATTTATGGGTCAAGAAGGATTAAAGCGTAAGCACCGCAAGACTGTTTATACAACAGAAACGAAAGAAGAGATGATTCATGAAGTTTTCAATGGCCGAACGCAAGAAGAAATAGCCCAAGCCTGCGGCTTGAGTCAGGATTCCCTTTTATCTTCCTGGATCAAAGCCTATACTGGTGGTAAGAAATCCACTGGTAAAGGACGTGTAAATAGGATGAAGGGTAGAAAAACGACATTGGAAGAACGTTTGGAAATTGTGGATTTTTCTTTAAGAAACGATCGGGACCATCAGTCGGCAGCTGAGAAGTATAACGTGTCCTATCAACAAGTATACAGTTGGGTACAGAAATAA
- a CDS encoding IS3 family transposase encodes MSIQELHETKDYPIQELCAIAGVARSAYYKWLNREVPKQEQDTQYLAQLIVLIYHDDEVNQTYVYRRMTSQMNAWGVRCSENKVLRIMRILRIQSQIRKKRKVYPRVNPDHLAKNVLDREFKAQEPNEKWCTDITEMKDERGKKQFLSAVIDLYDNSIVAFKLSKRNDNHLVESTLIEAFAQNPNVQSIIHSDRGSQYTSHMYHDLKEIYGFTLSMSRAGYCIDNQPIERFFGTLKAEYYYRKSFSSTEQLENGIHNYIDFYNWRRVTLTFKGLAPKLYRRQYQGAA; translated from the coding sequence GTGAGTATTCAAGAATTGCATGAAACCAAGGACTATCCGATTCAAGAACTGTGTGCCATCGCGGGTGTTGCTCGATCCGCCTACTATAAGTGGCTGAACCGTGAGGTTCCAAAACAAGAACAGGATACGCAATATTTAGCTCAACTGATTGTCTTGATCTATCATGATGATGAAGTCAATCAAACATATGTTTATCGTCGGATGACAAGTCAAATGAATGCTTGGGGTGTCAGATGCAGTGAGAACAAGGTTTTACGTATCATGAGAATCCTTCGGATTCAATCACAAATCCGTAAAAAGCGTAAGGTTTATCCACGGGTTAACCCGGATCATCTAGCGAAGAATGTGTTAGATCGAGAATTTAAGGCTCAGGAACCCAATGAGAAATGGTGTACGGACATCACTGAAATGAAAGATGAGCGTGGCAAAAAGCAGTTCTTGAGTGCTGTGATTGACTTATACGACAATTCAATTGTTGCCTTTAAGCTTTCAAAACGAAACGACAATCATTTGGTGGAAAGCACGTTAATCGAAGCCTTTGCACAGAACCCAAATGTGCAATCGATCATTCACAGTGATCGAGGATCTCAATACACATCCCATATGTATCATGATTTGAAAGAAATATACGGGTTCACGCTAAGTATGTCGAGAGCTGGCTATTGTATTGATAATCAGCCAATTGAACGATTTTTCGGCACGTTAAAAGCAGAATATTATTACCGGAAGTCTTTCTCATCAACTGAACAATTGGAGAATGGCATCCATAACTATATTGATTTTTATAACTGGCGAAGAGTGACGTTAACTTTCAAGGGACTGGCACCAAAGTTGTACCGGAGACAATACCAGGGTGCTGCTTAA
- a CDS encoding inositol monophosphatase family protein: MTEQLNYFKWKQQAEAWMREAADYIRWQMHEQLDIKTKEHKNDLVTHVDEGVENFFINKISETYPSHRVMGEEGSFKKIDDLSGVVWILDPIDGTMNFVHQKSFFAISLGIYVDGEPAAGLVYDVMADELYSAVAGFGAFLNGKRLPKLGRVKLDESILSINPGWASKDETVRNLIETVRGARSYGVASLEIAYVASGRLDSYISLNLAPWDVAGGIILLQETGGLATNLKGETLTLLKKDSLIAANPSIHDGLVNRAFGTT, encoded by the coding sequence CAGGCGGAAGCATGGATGCGCGAAGCGGCTGATTATATCCGCTGGCAAATGCATGAACAGCTTGATATAAAGACGAAAGAACATAAAAATGACCTTGTCACCCATGTAGATGAAGGGGTGGAAAATTTTTTTATAAACAAAATATCTGAAACATACCCTTCACACAGAGTGATGGGTGAAGAAGGCAGTTTTAAGAAGATTGATGACCTCTCCGGGGTCGTCTGGATTCTAGATCCAATAGATGGAACAATGAATTTCGTTCACCAGAAGTCATTCTTTGCGATTTCACTGGGGATTTACGTAGATGGTGAACCTGCCGCAGGACTTGTCTACGACGTAATGGCAGATGAATTATATTCAGCGGTTGCTGGATTCGGTGCATTCTTAAATGGAAAAAGACTGCCTAAGTTAGGCAGAGTTAAACTGGATGAATCGATTCTGAGCATAAATCCAGGTTGGGCCAGTAAAGATGAAACTGTTCGCAATCTGATTGAAACCGTCAGAGGAGCCCGTTCATATGGAGTAGCTTCTCTTGAAATCGCTTATGTAGCTTCAGGAAGACTCGACTCTTATATCAGTCTGAATTTGGCACCTTGGGATGTGGCAGGGGGGATCATCCTGCTTCAGGAAACAGGTGGACTGGCTACGAACCTTAAAGGAGAAACCCTGACACTGTTAAAAAAAGATTCTCTGATTGCCGCAAATCCTTCCATACATGATGGACTGGTCAATCGGGCATTCGGAACAACATAA